Below is a window of Cytophaga hutchinsonii ATCC 33406 DNA.
TTTGGTTTATGCCTGTTCAGCGATTCGATCGATTACATGAGCCAGACGAAATCAACGTCTATTCATTTACACAATATACTTATACAGCTTCAGCAAACGCTGGATAAACAGCCAGCGCAAAAAGTAACCCATCTGCCGGAAGTACTTCATTTGCTTGCAGAGCAGATACACCGCCGGTCAATGGTTGTTGTCTTTACGGATTTTTTAGGTGAAGATAAACGTATGGAAGAATTGTTCACTTCTCTGCAACATCTGAAACACAACAAGCATGACATTATTTTATTTCATGTCTGGGATTCACAGCAGGAAGAATTGTTTGAATTGGAGGATCGTCCCTACCTATTGACAGACGCGGAAAGCGGTGATCAGATAAAAATTTATCCGCAGGAAATTAAAGAAGAATATTCGAAAAAAGTGCAGGCATATTTTTATGAATTGAAACTCAAGTGCGGTGATTATGGCATTGAATTTATTGAAGCCGATATCCGAAAAAGCTTTGACCAGATCTTTGTC
It encodes the following:
- a CDS encoding DUF58 domain-containing protein, whose amino-acid sequence is MNLEELGEYGNLELLTKKLVDGFITGKHKSPYHGFSVEFAEHRNYNPGDNTRFIDWKVYAKTDKLFTKRFDEETNLRCVLALDISSSMYFPENTNDKLRFSTIACGSLANLLQRQRDAFGLCLFSDSIDYMSQTKSTSIHLHNILIQLQQTLDKQPAQKVTHLPEVLHLLAEQIHRRSMVVVFTDFLGEDKRMEELFTSLQHLKHNKHDIILFHVWDSQQEELFELEDRPYLLTDAESGDQIKIYPQEIKEEYSKKVQAYFYELKLKCGDYGIEFIEADIRKSFDQIFVPFLLKRNAI